A genomic region of Natronoarchaeum mannanilyticum contains the following coding sequences:
- a CDS encoding sensor histidine kinase, with translation MQLRRKFLLAFVLVALTIAGVLVVTFDSQRDAAVASASEDATEQADLAASTIDRQLVEKRQSIEIAADHPELVDADDATRNERIATIRTQTDFEGVSVVAANGTMTALANEDGTGGAPVGEDFSDRPYVRAALDGRVYVSDPFTARTGNRIVVVSAPIRSDGEIVGTLNGAFHLSGSALFDPIEGQSDPDTQVRIVNDGTTLYAGDEAIDSTVDGRAIVHTTGWTVTVDRRQSSVTAQVRRLAVAQGVAGIVMLGAVALFGLWIYRSDIRQAERLRDQFRRIEAREYDRRVELTGSTEWSEIGASVNRLTETLARREQMLLVLNRLLRHNLRNSLNVIVGRADLIDADDDRDDGHAAEIRSAAEELLHLSGRARKTEALITDDRTGVGTPVDVADVVRERVAAFRTDHPDAAVEIEAPEAARASIGGELATVVDELLANTVDHAGPAPNVRVSVARVDGCAGDETAVQSNALRWNWSHRDAASTGAAERTGEPTEPIREVGRTAANADVVELRVSDDGPGVPSEERAVLSGEREIDPLHHTGGLGLWLTDWIVSQAGGTVDIACDEGTTVIVRIPAATASDDAE, from the coding sequence ATGCAACTCCGGCGAAAGTTCCTGTTGGCGTTCGTGCTCGTCGCGCTGACGATCGCCGGAGTGCTCGTCGTCACCTTCGACTCCCAGCGAGACGCCGCCGTGGCCTCGGCCAGCGAAGACGCCACGGAGCAGGCCGATCTGGCGGCGTCGACGATCGACCGCCAGCTCGTCGAGAAGCGACAGTCGATCGAGATCGCGGCCGATCACCCCGAACTCGTCGACGCGGACGACGCCACGCGTAACGAGCGAATCGCGACGATCAGGACACAGACCGACTTCGAGGGCGTGTCCGTCGTCGCGGCCAACGGGACGATGACGGCGCTCGCGAACGAGGACGGGACCGGGGGCGCTCCCGTCGGCGAGGACTTCAGCGATCGACCCTACGTTCGGGCGGCGCTGGACGGAAGAGTGTACGTCAGTGACCCGTTCACGGCCAGAACGGGCAACCGGATCGTCGTCGTGAGCGCGCCGATCCGATCGGACGGCGAGATCGTGGGGACGCTGAACGGGGCGTTCCATCTCTCGGGAAGCGCGCTGTTCGATCCGATCGAGGGACAGAGTGACCCGGACACGCAGGTTCGGATCGTGAACGACGGAACGACGCTGTACGCGGGCGACGAGGCGATCGACTCGACGGTCGACGGCCGGGCGATCGTCCACACCACCGGCTGGACAGTCACCGTCGACCGCCGCCAGTCGAGCGTCACGGCGCAGGTTCGACGCCTCGCCGTCGCACAGGGCGTCGCCGGCATCGTGATGCTCGGGGCGGTCGCGCTGTTCGGCCTCTGGATCTACCGATCGGACATCAGACAGGCCGAGCGGCTGCGCGATCAGTTCAGACGCATCGAGGCCAGGGAGTACGATCGTCGCGTCGAACTCACGGGGAGCACGGAGTGGTCGGAGATCGGCGCGAGCGTCAACCGGCTGACCGAGACGCTCGCGCGCCGCGAGCAGATGCTGCTCGTCCTCAACAGGCTGCTCCGGCACAATCTGCGGAACTCGCTCAACGTCATCGTCGGGCGCGCTGACCTGATCGACGCGGATGACGACCGGGACGATGGCCACGCCGCCGAGATCCGATCGGCCGCCGAGGAGCTGCTCCACCTCAGCGGTCGGGCCCGGAAGACGGAGGCGCTGATCACCGACGATCGAACGGGCGTCGGAACCCCGGTCGACGTCGCGGACGTCGTCAGAGAGCGGGTGGCGGCGTTCCGGACGGATCATCCGGATGCCGCCGTCGAGATCGAAGCGCCCGAGGCGGCGCGGGCGTCGATCGGGGGCGAGCTCGCGACGGTGGTCGACGAACTGCTCGCGAACACCGTCGACCACGCCGGCCCCGCGCCGAACGTGCGCGTCTCGGTCGCGCGCGTCGACGGTTGCGCCGGCGACGAAACCGCAGTGCAGTCGAACGCCCTCCGGTGGAACTGGTCGCACCGCGACGCGGCGTCGACGGGCGCGGCCGAACGAACCGGCGAGCCGACCGAACCGATCCGCGAGGTCGGGCGCACCGCAGCGAACGCGGACGTCGTCGAACTCCGCGTCTCCGACGACGGCCCGGGCGTTCCATCCGAGGAGCGAGCCGTGCTATCCGGCGAACGGGAGATCGACCCGCTCCACCACACCGGCGGTCTCGGCCTGTGGCTGACCGACTGGATCGTCTCGCAGGCCGGCGGAACGGTCGATATCGCCTGCGATGAGGGGACGACCGTGATCGTCCGTATCCCCGCCGCGACGGCGTCCGACGACGCCGAGTGA
- a CDS encoding HD domain-containing protein, which yields MGVEIKESRVSAEEFADMSEFVYEYLAASVENEDEGGRMRWYPWHSADYRHNHILNVVELAEEIARAEGADVDVARVAALFHDVAKLDADQDVHAEEGARVARQYLENRGEYPESFVDEVCRAVRDHSYQGDLTDLPLETRCVIEADLLDKVGANGTALMLLRMGYEARTHMDAGQMVERVLERGRDAAERVETDAAEGIAHRRLKRVRWFQEWLDDEVAAIDVDDSLPD from the coding sequence GTGGGGGTTGAAATCAAGGAGTCGCGGGTCTCCGCCGAGGAGTTCGCGGACATGTCCGAGTTCGTCTACGAGTATCTCGCCGCCAGCGTCGAGAACGAGGACGAGGGCGGACGGATGCGCTGGTACCCCTGGCACTCCGCCGACTACCGGCACAACCACATCCTGAACGTCGTCGAGCTGGCCGAGGAGATCGCGCGCGCCGAGGGCGCCGACGTCGACGTCGCGCGGGTCGCCGCGCTGTTCCACGACGTCGCCAAGCTCGACGCCGATCAGGACGTCCACGCCGAGGAGGGCGCACGGGTCGCCCGACAGTACCTCGAGAACCGCGGGGAGTACCCCGAATCGTTCGTCGACGAGGTCTGTCGAGCCGTCCGCGACCACTCCTACCAGGGCGACCTGACCGACCTGCCCCTCGAAACGCGGTGCGTGATCGAGGCTGACCTGCTCGACAAGGTCGGCGCCAACGGCACGGCGCTGATGCTGCTGCGCATGGGGTACGAGGCCCGGACGCACATGGACGCCGGCCAGATGGTCGAGCGCGTGCTCGAACGCGGGCGGGACGCCGCCGAGCGCGTCGAGACCGACGCCGCGGAGGGGATCGCCCACCGGCGGCTCAAGCGCGTCCGCTGGTTCCAGGAGTGGCTCGACGACGAGGTCGCCGCGATCGACGTCGACGACAGTCTCCCCGACTGA